A window from Leuconostoc mesenteroides subsp. mesenteroides encodes these proteins:
- a CDS encoding 1-acyl-sn-glycerol-3-phosphate acyltransferase produces the protein MKFYDFLRGIAVALIWTVTGRIKYMNRDRIPQDDNYVLVGPHRTWWDPVWYAMAAYPKHFIFMAKVELFKFKPLAWLIKSAGAFPVDRENVGPSVIKIPVRELKDGNRSLIMFPSGSRHSDELKSGSILIARMAGKTIVPAVYQGPVKFSQLFKRNNTTVNFGEPIIIDRKDRLNKENIAKYTEQMQTAFQELDAEIDPNWKYVDPKRSEKK, from the coding sequence ATGAAATTCTATGATTTTTTACGTGGCATCGCTGTTGCTTTAATATGGACAGTTACTGGTCGCATTAAATATATGAATCGCGACAGAATACCCCAAGACGATAATTATGTGCTAGTTGGTCCACACCGCACTTGGTGGGATCCAGTATGGTATGCCATGGCGGCCTACCCAAAGCACTTTATTTTCATGGCAAAAGTTGAATTATTTAAATTCAAGCCACTTGCATGGTTAATCAAATCAGCCGGGGCCTTCCCAGTCGATCGTGAAAATGTTGGCCCAAGCGTCATCAAAATTCCTGTACGCGAATTAAAAGATGGCAATCGTTCTTTAATCATGTTTCCTTCTGGTTCTAGACACAGTGACGAACTAAAATCAGGTTCAATTTTAATTGCAAGAATGGCAGGAAAAACAATTGTACCAGCTGTCTATCAAGGTCCCGTTAAGTTCAGTCAACTTTTCAAACGTAATAATACCACAGTTAACTTTGGTGAACCAATTATTATTGATCGTAAAGATCGATTGAACAAAGAAAATATTGCTAAATATACTGAGCAGATGCAAACGGCCTTTCAAGAACTAGATGCTGAGATAGACCCCAATTGGAAATATGTAGATCCAAAACGCTCAGAAAAAAAATAA